Sequence from the Alphaproteobacteria bacterium genome:
CTCGAAGGCTTCGATGCGTTCGACGATGCCCTTGGAATAGTCGAGGCGATCGACGCCGATCACCAGCGGGCGATCGCCCAGGCTCTGCGCCGTCTGGCGCACCAGCGGCAGGGCGCCGGCGCGCCCAGCGAAGCGCTCGAACTCCTCGACATCGATGCCGATCGGAAACGCATCGACGCGGATCGTGCGTCCGGCCATGCGCAGCCGGCCGCGCCGGTCGGTCGTGGCGCCGGTCGTCTCGACCAGGCCGCGCACGAGGTTGCCGGCGTCTGTGTCGGTCTGCAGCCCGATGAGATCGTAGGCGCCCATTCCCTCCAGCAGATCCCGGCTCGCGGGAATGGCGCCGAAAACCTCGATGGGCGGCCACGGGATGTGATGGAAATAGCCGATGCGATTCTTCACGCCCAGTTCGCGCAGCACCGATGCGAAGGGCAGCAGGTGATAGTCGTGGACCCAGACGATATCGTCGGGACGCAGACGCGGCGCCAGCGATTCCGCCAGCATGCGATTGACGCGCAGATATCCCGCATAGTCGTTGCGCGAGAACTCCGTGAGGCCAAGCCGGTAGTGCATGCCCGGCCACAGCACGCGGTTGGCGAAGCCGAGGTAATACTCCTGGCGATCGACCGGCGTGAGATCGACCTGCTCGTAGGCGATCTGGCCGCGCACCACCGTGCGCGGTGCGGAATCGGGCGTCTCCGAAACGGCGCCGCTCCACCCGAACCAGATTCCGCCACGCTCGCGCAGCGCGTCGCGCAGCGCCACGGCCAAGCCGCCGGCCGCTGCCATCTCGCGTCCGCGAGGCGATGGAACCCGGTTGGATACGACGACCAGCCGCATCGAGCGCTCCGTGGTGGTGAAACGGGGCCGAGCATAATCCCGCTCGGCTCGCACCTCCTCCCGGCGGCGCGGCGTCTGCATGCCTTTATTTGGTCATTGTGTCGTCAGGTTTCAAGGTGGCATCTGCGTTTACAATGACCTAGATAGGGATTTCCGTGACCGCTCACCGCGCGCAGACGGCATGACTCAGGCGAATGAACAAGTCCGCGTGCTGGATGACTCCTCGGCGGTCGACTCTACCGGCTCGTCCTGGGCCTTGTTTCTCGACTTCGACGGCACGCTGGTCGAGCTCGCCGCGCGGCCGGATTCGGTCGTCGTCGATCCCGACCTGTCGCGTACGCTGGTGCGGCTGGCCGGCTGCCTCGGCGGCGCGCTGGCCATCGTGTCGGGCCGGCCGATCGCGACCATCGATCACTACCTCGGGCCGCATTTCGATGTTGCGGGACTGCATGGCGCCGAGCGCCGCGTCGGCGGCGTCATGCGGCCTGGCCAGACGCCCGATCGCGGCGGCCTGCGTCGCGCTCTCGACGTCCTGCGGCGCCTGGCGCGCGACGAGCCGCGACTGGTGGTCGAGGACAAGCGGCTCTCGGTAGCCTTCCACTGGCGGCTGGTGCCGGCGCTGGAGGCGCTGGCGCTGTCGACCGTCGACCGGGCGCTGGCCGCGGCAGGTGCGGGCTATCGCCTCCAGCACGGCCACGCGGTCGCCGAGATCGTGCCGTCGCATGTCAGCAAGGGCGGCGCCGTCGACGAGTTCCTCACGCTGAAGCCCTATGCCGGACGGCGGCCGGTGTTCTTCGGCGACGACCTCACCGACGAGGCAGCCTTTGCCGCCGTCAACCGTCATGGCGGGGTGTCGGTGAAGATCGGCGAGGGGCCCACGGCCGCTGGCGTGCGGCTGGCGACGCCGGAGGCGCTGCGCCGATGTCTGACGGATTGGGCGGCGGCGGGACACCCGTCACCGGAGCAAATCGGCCGGAGGGAAGATTCGTGAGTTCATTGGATCTGGCGGTCATCGGTAACTGCGCAGTCGCGGCGCTGATCGATCGCCGCGCGCGAATCGTCTGGGGCTGCTTCCCGCGCTTCGACGGCGAGCCCGTATTCTGCTCGCTGATCGACGGCGGCGATGCGCAGAGCGAGGCGGCGCCTTCGCGCGGCGTCTTCGCGCTCGACTTGGTCGGCATGACGCGCTGCGAGCAGGCCTATGTCGACAACACCGCGATCGTCGTGTCGGTGATGTCCGACGACCACGGCAACAAGCTCGAGATCACCGACTTCGCGCCGCGCTTCCTGCGCTTCGAGCGCACCTTCCGGCCGCCGCAGATCGTGCGGCGCGTTCGCCCCCTGGCCGGCAGGCCGCGAATCCTCGCTGCCGTGCGGCCGGTCTTCGGCCTGGGCTCGCGTCCGCCCGACATCACGCGCGGCAGCAGCCATATCCGCTATGTCGGCACGGCGCAGACGCTGCGGCTGACCACCGATGCGCCGATCTCCTACATCCTCGACGAGACGCCCTTCGCGGTCGATCGGCCAATGTCGTTCTTCATCGGCGCCGACGAGCCGCTGCAGTCGGAGGTCGACGCCACGGCACGGGAGTTCCTCGACAAAACGACCGGCTGGTGGCGCGACTGGGTGCGAGCGCTGTCGATCCCCTTCGACTGGCAGGACCCGGTGATCCGCGCGGCGATCACCCTGAAGCTGTGCAATTTCGAGGAGACCGGCGCCATCGTCGCGGCGCTCACCACTTCGATCCCCGAGGCGCCCGGCACCGGGCGCAACTGGGACTACCGCTTCTGCTGGCTGCGTGACGCGTACTTCGTGGTCCACGCGCTCAACCGCCTGGGCACGACCCGCACCATGGAGGAGTATGTCAACTTCATGGGCAATGTCGTCGACACCTTCGGCGCCGAGAAGGAGTTCAATCTGCCGCCGCTGCTGTCGATCACGCGCAACGGCTCGACCGAGGAGTTCATCGCCACCTCGCTCAAGGGCTATCGCGGCGACGGGCCGGTGCGCGTCGGCAACGCGGCGGTGAGCCAGATGCAGTACGACGGATTCGGCGCCGTGGTGCTGGCGGCGACCCACGCCTTTTTCGACCGCCGCCTGATGCGCGGCGGGCATGCTGCGCATTTCGCCCATCTCGAGCGTCTGGGCGAGCGTGCGCTGGCGACCTTCGATCTGCCCGATGCGGGTCCGTGGGAGCTGCGCAACTCGCAGAGCATCCACACCTTCTCCAGCGTGATGTGCTGGGCGGCGCTGGACCGGCTTACCCGCATCGCCACCATCCTGGGTCGCGACGATCGCGCGTCGTACTGGCGGCAGAACGCCGATCGCGTGCACGCGGCAATCGAGCCGCGCATCTGGTCGAAGAAGCGCGGCACCTTCGTCTCGACCTTCGATGGCGAGGATCTCGACGCCAGCCTGCTGCTGCTGTCGGATCTCGACTTCGTGCGCGCAGACGATCCGCGCTTCGTCGCCACGGTCGACGCGATCGGCAAGGAGCTGGTGCGCGGCGACCTGCTGCTGCGCTACGCGACGCGCGACGATTTCGGCCACATGACCAGCGGCTTCCTGATCTGCGCCTTCTGGTATGTCGACGCGCTCGCCTCGATCGGCCGCAAGGAGGAGGCGCGCGCGCTGTTCGAGCGCATCCTCGGCCACCGCAACTCCTTCGGGCTGCTGTCCGAGGACGCCGACGTCGAGACGGGCGAATTGTGGGGCAACTTCCCGCAGACCTACTCGATGGTCGGCCTGATCAACTCGGCGATGCGGCTCAGCCGCAGCTGGGAGGAGGCGATCTGACTTCCCTTCCCCCTCCGGGGGAAGGTATGGGTTGGGACCGTTCCTACCACTTCGCGCCGTGGCGTCCGAGGATGCCGCGCCACAGGGCATCGCGCTCGGCGCCAAAGCCGCCGGGACCCGCGCTGACCGCCTCCTTCTGGGCCGCGGTGATGATCAGCGCGAGCCGCGTTCCGGGATCGACGAAGATCGACTGGCCGTAGACGCCCAGCAGCGAGAAGCGGCGCGGCGTCGACGGGTAGAGCCAGAACTTGTAGCCGTAGCCGTAATAGGCCGTGGCGCGACGCGGGCGGAACGCCATCGGCTGGCGTCCGGCGTCGGTCGCCTCGATCAGGAAGTCGCGCGGGATGATCTGCCTGCCGTCGATCATGCCGTCATCGGCCAGCAGCATGCCGAGCCGCGCCCAGTCGCGCAGCGTCGCATTGAAGAAGCCGTGCGCCAGCTCGACGCCGGCGCGATCGATGATCCAGCTCGCGTCGGCCTCCGCACCCATCGGCCGCCAGAGGCGCTCGGCGACGTAGCCGGAGAGCGACTGCCCGGTGGCGCCCTTCAGCACGTAGGACAGCACCACGGTCTCGATCGAGGCGTACTGGAACCTGGTGTTGGGCGCGTGCTCGCGCCGGTCGAAGGCGCGTATCGCCGCCAGCGTGCCGTCGCGCACCGACAGCATGGCGAATTTCTGGATGTCGTCCTTGCCGTCGTAGCGCTCGCTGAAGGCGATGCCCGAGGCCATGCGCAGCAGCGCGCGGATCGGCGTCTCGCCATAGCCCGAGCCGGCCAGCTCCGGCACGTAGGTTGCCGCCGTGTCGTCGAGCGAGCGGATCTTGCCCTCGGCCAGGGCAAGACCGACAGCGATGGCGGTGATCGACTTGGCCATCGAGTTCGACAGCAGGCGATGCCGGGGCGTGCGGTCGTACTGGTAGCGCTCGAACTGCACGACGCCGTCCTGCACCACCATCAGACCGGTGATGCGGCGCCTTGCAAGGAAATCCTCGATGGTGCGCGTCGCGTGGTCGAACGTGTAGGTATAGTCCTGCTCCTTGGCCGCGCGCGGCAATGGCCGCGGCGTGTCGGACTTCGCGATCACGCGGTGCGGCAGGATGCTGTCCATGTGGCTGAACGAGCCGACCCGAACTGTCTCGTCGTAGAACCAGTTGGAGCGCGTGCCGATCGGATAGCCCCTGGACTTGCCGAGCAGCTCCTCGTCGGGCGCCGCGTGGGCGGGCAGGCTCAGCACCATCGCGGCGAGCGCG
This genomic interval carries:
- the otsB gene encoding trehalose-phosphatase, producing the protein MTQANEQVRVLDDSSAVDSTGSSWALFLDFDGTLVELAARPDSVVVDPDLSRTLVRLAGCLGGALAIVSGRPIATIDHYLGPHFDVAGLHGAERRVGGVMRPGQTPDRGGLRRALDVLRRLARDEPRLVVEDKRLSVAFHWRLVPALEALALSTVDRALAAAGAGYRLQHGHAVAEIVPSHVSKGGAVDEFLTLKPYAGRRPVFFGDDLTDEAAFAAVNRHGGVSVKIGEGPTAAGVRLATPEALRRCLTDWAAAGHPSPEQIGRREDS
- a CDS encoding trehalose-6-phosphate synthase; this encodes MRLVVVSNRVPSPRGREMAAAGGLAVALRDALRERGGIWFGWSGAVSETPDSAPRTVVRGQIAYEQVDLTPVDRQEYYLGFANRVLWPGMHYRLGLTEFSRNDYAGYLRVNRMLAESLAPRLRPDDIVWVHDYHLLPFASVLRELGVKNRIGYFHHIPWPPIEVFGAIPASRDLLEGMGAYDLIGLQTDTDAGNLVRGLVETTGATTDRRGRLRMAGRTIRVDAFPIGIDVEEFERFAGRAGALPLVRQTAQSLGDRPLVIGVDRLDYSKGIVERIEAFERFLIANPQQRGGPILLQITPPSRSEVPEYAELGHRIDQAVGRLNGAHGGLDWTPVRFVKRAFSRQVLAGLYRHAAVGLVTPMRDGMNLVAKEYVAAQDPASPGVLVLSRFAGAARQMPEALIVNPFDKTDVAEAIRSALDMPLEERQRRHAALLAGLKARDVNWWAEAYLAALSRSRRRAPPKPKLRAVRSGEIGRFAAA
- a CDS encoding glycoside hydrolase family 15 protein, producing MSSLDLAVIGNCAVAALIDRRARIVWGCFPRFDGEPVFCSLIDGGDAQSEAAPSRGVFALDLVGMTRCEQAYVDNTAIVVSVMSDDHGNKLEITDFAPRFLRFERTFRPPQIVRRVRPLAGRPRILAAVRPVFGLGSRPPDITRGSSHIRYVGTAQTLRLTTDAPISYILDETPFAVDRPMSFFIGADEPLQSEVDATAREFLDKTTGWWRDWVRALSIPFDWQDPVIRAAITLKLCNFEETGAIVAALTTSIPEAPGTGRNWDYRFCWLRDAYFVVHALNRLGTTRTMEEYVNFMGNVVDTFGAEKEFNLPPLLSITRNGSTEEFIATSLKGYRGDGPVRVGNAAVSQMQYDGFGAVVLAATHAFFDRRLMRGGHAAHFAHLERLGERALATFDLPDAGPWELRNSQSIHTFSSVMCWAALDRLTRIATILGRDDRASYWRQNADRVHAAIEPRIWSKKRGTFVSTFDGEDLDASLLLLSDLDFVRADDPRFVATVDAIGKELVRGDLLLRYATRDDFGHMTSGFLICAFWYVDALASIGRKEEARALFERILGHRNSFGLLSEDADVETGELWGNFPQTYSMVGLINSAMRLSRSWEEAI
- a CDS encoding serine hydrolase — its product is MTFAHAWRVALAAMVLSLPAHAAPDEELLGKSRGYPIGTRSNWFYDETVRVGSFSHMDSILPHRVIAKSDTPRPLPRAAKEQDYTYTFDHATRTIEDFLARRRITGLMVVQDGVVQFERYQYDRTPRHRLLSNSMAKSITAIAVGLALAEGKIRSLDDTAATYVPELAGSGYGETPIRALLRMASGIAFSERYDGKDDIQKFAMLSVRDGTLAAIRAFDRREHAPNTRFQYASIETVVLSYVLKGATGQSLSGYVAERLWRPMGAEADASWIIDRAGVELAHGFFNATLRDWARLGMLLADDGMIDGRQIIPRDFLIEATDAGRQPMAFRPRRATAYYGYGYKFWLYPSTPRRFSLLGVYGQSIFVDPGTRLALIITAAQKEAVSAGPGGFGAERDALWRGILGRHGAKW